A part of Fusarium oxysporum Fo47 chromosome III, complete sequence genomic DNA contains:
- a CDS encoding glycolipid 2-alpha-mannosyltransferase-domain-containing protein: MTVARPVRALIAGGCILWCFFLWQIFAPSWSLRGPGDRYSNFERDPMLDPTDEPEGVLHRTSPRYAHDAKKTERIDATLLALVRNEEVDAMVMSMRDLERTWNSKFNYPWTFFNDKPFTEEFKRKTRAATKAKCNYEIIPKEHWDMPSWIDEELFQESAKILEKNGVQYASKISYHQMCRWNSGLFYKHPALKDIRYYWRVEPNVHFFCDVDYDVFRYMHDNNKTYGFTINLYDDPKTLPSLWPETVKFLAEHPNAIHENSAVAWVTDDIRRPSTNRKAQGYSTCHFWSNFEIADMSFWRSKTYEDYFNHLDRAGGFFYERWGDAPVHSIALGLFEDQSKIHWFRDIGYQHIPFFNCPNSPKCKGCVTGRLTDGEAWLHREDCRPNWFKYAGMG, from the exons ATGACGGTCGCGCGGCCAGTTCGGGCGTTGATCGCCGGCGGATGCATTCTCTGGTGTTTCTTTCTATGGCAGATATTTGCTCCATCATGGTCGCTAAGAGGTCCCGGTGATCGCTACTCCAACTTTGAACGGGATCCTATGTTAGATC CTACCGATGAACCAGAAGGAGTGTTACATCGTACGAGTCCGAGATATGCCCACGATGCGAAAAAGACGGAGCGCATCGATGCGACGCTATTAGCGCTTGTGCGGAACGAGGAGGTGGATGCCATGGTCATGTCGATGAGGGACCTCGAAAGGACATGGAACTCCAAGTTTAATTACCCCTGGACGTTTTTCAACGATAAGCCTTTCACGGAAGAGTTcaagaggaagacaagaGCGGCTACGAAGGCGAAATGTAACTACG AAATCATCCCCAAGGAACATTGGGACATGCCCTCCTGGATCGACGAAGAGCTCTTTCAAGAATCCGCAAAGATCCTCGAAAAGAACGGCGTCCAATATGCAAGCAAGATATCATACCACCAAATGTGTCGATGGAACAGCGGTCTCTTCTACAAGCATCCAGCCCTGAAGGACATTCGCTACTACTGGCGTGTCGAGCCTAACGTGCACTTCTTCTGCGATGTCGACTACGATGTTTTCCGCTACATGCACGATAACAACAAGACATACGGCTTCACCATCAACCTCTACGACGATCCCAAAACCTTACCTTCGTTGTGGCCCGAGACAGTCAAGTTTCTCGCTGAGCATCCTAACGCAATTCACGAGAATAGCGCTGTAGCTTGGGTCACCGATGATATTCGTCGGCCGTCAACGAACAGAAAGGCTCAGGGATACTCGACATGCCATTTTTGGAGTAATTTTGAGATTGCGGATATGTCATTTTGGAGGAGTAAGACTTACGAAGACTACTTCAACCACCTCGATCGTGCGGGTGGATTCTTCTATGAACGATGGGGTGATGCTCCAGTTCATAGTATTGCACTTGGTCTATTTGAGGACCAGAGCAAGATTCATTG GTTCCGTGATATTGGATATCAACACAtccccttcttcaactgtcCCAACTCACCAAAGTGTAAGGGCTGTGTAACTGGCCGTCTCACTGACGGTGAGGCCTGGTTGCATCGAGAAGACTGTCGACCCAACTGGTTCAAGTACGCCGGTATGGGCTAA
- a CDS encoding WD40-repeat-containing domain protein, whose translation MGFPDKPSAHLLGANGPVHALAYSASPGTYILTGSADRSIRLYNPFPSTSGPGDRHSVVPQGRLIQTYAAHGYEVLSLSVAADNERFVSAGGDRSVFLWDVSTAVTTKRFGGNVHGHTARINCVSFAGEGDSIIVSAGFDTTVRLWDTKSNSFKPIQVLDDANDAVTCLAIRGPEVLAGSVDGRVRSYDIRMGKVTTDVIGAPVTSLSLTRDGRTMLVGSLDNKLRLMDRDNGSCLRAYTDPGWKNEDVKLQALLGGKEKYVVVGDAMAGEPAPNGHGRIWAWDLLTGKLAAKVTVPWGPEGFEPKKKAVGRDGKEKARSNVVSCMAWREDGWGDQFCVGGTSGVVTVYGAL comes from the exons ATGGGGTTTCCCGATAAGCCATCTGCTCATCTTTTGGGCGCTAATG GCCCGGTCCATGCCCTTGCATACTCCGCCTCTCCAGGCACCTACATCCTCACCGGTTCCGCGGACCGATCCATCCGTCTCTACAACCCATTTCCCAGCACATCTGGCCCCGGTGATCGTCACAGCGTTGTTCCTCAGGGTCGACTGATTCAGACTTATGCTGCTCACGGCTATGAAGTGTTGAGCCTCTCTGTCGCTGCCGATAATGAACGGTTTGTGTCGGCTGGCGGTGATCGCAGCGTGTTCCTTTGGGACGTGAGCACTGCTGTTACGACTAAGCGATTTGGTGGTAACGTTCATGGCCATACGGCTCGTATTAATTGTGTGAGCTTTGCGGGAGAAGGTGATTCTATTATTGTCAGCGCAGGGTTTGACACTACGGTGAGATTATGGGATACGAAGAGCAACAGCTTCAAGCCTATACAGGTTCTCGATGATGCCAACGATGCGGTAACATGTCTCGCCATCCGTGGCCCTGAAGTCCTCGCAGGGAGCGTCGATGGTCGCGTACGCAGCTACGATATCCGCATGGGAAAAGTCACAACCGATGTGATAGGCGCACCCGTTACGAGTCTCAGTCTCACCCGCGACGGACGCACCATGTTGGTCGGAAGTCTCGACAACAAACTCCGTCTGATGGACCGCGACAACGGCTCCTGTCTACGCGCATACACCGACCCAGGATGGAAGAACGAAGATGTCAAGCTGCAGGCGCTGCTGGGCGGCAAAGAGAAGTACGTAGTGGTTGGCGATGCCATGGCCGGTGAGCCTGCACCTAACGGACATGGAAGGATATGGGCTTGGGATTTGTTGACGGGAAAGTTGGCGGCCAAGGTGACGGTTCCTTGGGGGCCAGAAGGGTTTGAACCTaagaagaaggctgttgGCCGGGATGGAAAGGAGAAGGCGAGGAGTAATGTTGTGAGTTGTATGGCGTGGAGGGAGGATGGCTGGGGAGATCAGTTCTGCGTTGGTGGAACATCAGGCGTAGTGACTGTCTATGGAGCCTTGTAG